CCAACCAACGAGATAAGCGGAATTTGTGCTCGGAAAGGGGTGCtcacaaaaaagatactgactgaatgacgaacagtgcagatcatgatcagactgcacagatgtgcaagctgatcatgatcatCACTGGTCGCAATgacagaatcaattgtgtccagtaTGGTAAGAGTTAAGATATCGGTGGTCTGTTTTTAAGTAAAAGTAGTGTTTATAACCTACTGAACATGTTTGCTGTTACTGACTGGCTgtctaaagaaaaaaaagttcaaagaATTTTTCTGCATATGCAAGCAGATGAATTTTACTTCCATCTTTTTTGAAAATGATACCTTTAATGCCATCGTTCTGACAAACTACTTATCTATTTGGCACGGCCTAAGCATGCTTCTCAAGAACTATTCtactgaatgctttcaaactatTCACAAATCTTTGACATCATGTTTGCAAAATTATACcactttttcaacatagaaaaaaattggtaaagcttttgtatgtaagctagtattattTGGAACAGTCTCAAATAGTCAAGGGCATTGTCATTAGACAGCTTTTGCTCACTTTGAAATATGGGCATAATGTAACTTTAAAAAGGTAAAACTGTGTATATGATGTTTAAAATGCATTGTATTGAGGGAGGGAAAAAGAGTACAAAATGTGATatgattaaatgatttaaaaaatgcagaatgtttttttttctatttgtgatATCTTCTGCGACATCTAtaagtgttttatatttgtgCCCACATTGCTACAAAGTTACTAATATCATCAGTTTTGATCCATTTCACCCCTGATCTATTAATTTAGGGCTACAGTGATGATCAGTCTGTGCATGTTAGTCAGGGCCAAATCCAGCTACATGCATTCTCAACAGCACCGACCGTCTCAAGTGCCATACTTGTGACAATGTCGTCTTGTACTAGCTCCTTTTGATCAGAGTTGCACTGTCTGAAATACCCTGATTTCCTCTTTACCATTCAGTATCTATGCActggatgtgtgtgtgtgtttggcaCTCAGCTGATGTCTAGGTTTGCACATTCTGTATGCCTAAACCTTCTCCTACCATTGACATTGTATTAACTGTACTGGTACCTAGGCCCCTACTGCCAGGCTGAAAAAACCATTTTCTGCCTGTCCTCTGGTCTTTACCAGCTCATTGATAAAATCAGTAGGTGTGTTCTGCATTAATTGCCTTAAATTTAACACTTTAATTAATCAAAAGTgcctaatttcacatttttacaattacaGACACATAATTATATTGAGCAATCTTCAGGAAACTTATGTGAAATGTATAGCTAAGAGTGATAATGGACAAGTGTGCTCTAGATAACACTAGACTTCTGGCTTTTGAATTAGTCAAAAATTGCCACATTTCACCTTATTGACACATTGGATGCCACATTTGTTGAGTAGTCATCTTGCAAATTTAGTGTATATTGCACCATGATCAAACAGAATTTCGATAATGGCCACGATTGTCCTGGAAATATGAGTTACGGCCCTTTAGTTTGTCAAAATCGCATAATTTCACGTTTTCTATCTGATATACATGAAACCtcgatcatcttgggtcaaaacaaAATTCCTGTTCACTCTCTATATGTCGCATTTCTCAACTGGTGTACATGAAACATggttaaaatatttctgtaagaacTATAGATGTAGTTCCGAAAATCTAAATGttgaatattagaaaaaaatgtgttaaatttcTATCAACAATATTTTCCAATGCGTACCGTACACGTAGCCTACTAttgttttaaactaaatgaaAGACTAGAGGACGGTGGTAAACCTTTCCGTTTCGTATTCGTAACTTGGGTGAGCGATTCTTGGCCACGTCGGCCCACTTGTTTGCACTGGTGTTTGTTTGTTCGAGTTTCgcgtttttaaacaatttttcatttaattcatatATACGACGGTGTCAGCTTGTAGCAGTCAGCACAATACCCAAGATTAAAGTGCTATCTCGCTGGAATATCACGTGATTATCAACTTAATATATACGGAGTAATGTAGATTCGTGCTTGTTTAACTGAAACATTTAATAATGGAACTAGTTAGTATAAAATATTACTGTGTTACTGTTTACTAAACCTCTTCTTGAATCACCAATAGGCTTTCGTTTCCACATAGACACAATACGAAGAACTGCAACTGTATTTATCGCTCCAAGTATTTAACGATAGGATaacaaacccacgacctcccgcacgcgaagcggatgctctaccactgtACTATCGACGTGGTTTTGTTTGCATTGGGTTTTTAGCAAACCTATAGATGCAATGTTTTAAAGTCTCTTCGTTGAAAATTTGCGGCAAAGTAGCTTTTATAATAATATAGTTACGAAAAAGTATTGCAAACTTCGTGGCAAATAGCTTTACAAGATATGGCAGATTTCTTGTTGTTTCTCAAAGATAATCAATCATTATGATCTGGTTAGGTCCAACTGAGGAATCAGTGTAACGGCAAACATGTAATGACCAAAAATCGTGACAAAATGCATTTCTTTATGTTTCTTAGATTCTTTTTAGCTATTTATATTACACAATATTTACGTATTGCTTGTTTGCTGAGTTTGTTTGCCACTCTGTAAGAGAGCTGTCCTTTCCGTCGCATAGTGCTTGTGTTTTCTTCTTATCTGTAGAGATACACAGAACAGCATGGCACCTACAAGAATAACCCCAGCTGCTATTAAGAATGGAGTTGTGTATGATCCCAGCAAATCTCGTAATAACCCTGCAAGAAATAAAAGGGGTTGTCAGTATATGAACAAATGCATGAATACATGTTCCAGATAGTTAGATTACTAAGCGAAAATTATAAAtgcagaaagaaaataaaactctTCACGTTGTAGAATAAAGTAATATTACGTTACATGAATTCGTATCTAAGGTGCACTGTTAGAATATTTTGTTACTTATAATCAAATGCTGaagtaaaatagataaaaagaagaaattttaaatgCATAACCATTATGCTGACTTGTAAAAGTTTTTGTATTTCTCATGAGTCATGTaagtttttacatgtattttttttttattgaaaattgtaTGTAGCGGCGTAGCAGAGTTTAATGAAGACAACTGAATGCATAATATGAtgaaattcagtcatttttcagcatTGTCAGATAAATTTAAAGGTATACACATATTATCTAATGTCtacattaaacatattttgcGCTCATCAGTGAATCAAGAGTAATGAATGGCGATGACGAGATTGGACAAGCTGGAACAGAGCACATAGACCGAAATTCAAACATACCGCTGATTGGTCCGGCTAGGCCACTCCCGAGTCCATTCAGCGTAAACAACACTCCAATAGCATTCGATAGTTGTTTTATTCCGACCAGTTTTAGTGTTGTCACACTGAACACTGATACAAACACTCCATACGGAAGACCAATCAGGCAACACAAAAATAAATTGACTTCCAAACTTTTGACAAACGCTAACCCAACCATTGCTGATGATGTTAGCAAAGCAGCAAATATCGGAACTGATAATGATGCTATACGCCTTGATTGCATTACAATTCCAGGTAGCAGCCTACCAAATATACTAAACATATGGACAAGAAGAAGTCCCAGCGAGGCTTCTTCTTCGGTCAAACCAGCATCAAGAAATAAATCCACAATAAATATGAAAAGAATCCCCAATGCAGGGTATGCAACTCCCATTCCAACTGCAAATAGAACAAAACTAGGATTGAATGCTAGTTGTTTCAAACTTTCCCAAACTGTATCTTTTCCACGATTGTTTGCTTTAACCTCGGGGTTTCTTTTATCTTCAGTTTTTCTTCGTCCCTGTTTGTCATCTATTGTAGTCAACTGCCGCTCTATTAGCACACTATCATTATTTTCATCTGCAGTATCTTCAGTTGAAGTTTGTTGATATTTATCATCGCTTTCAAGAAATCTAGTATCTTCTCTGCATTCTTTGTCTACTTTCTCTGTGTGCTTTGCAGGCTTAACTTTTGTCCTGTCTTCACCAGACATGCTTATGTTTATGTTGCCTTCCTTAGAACGCTTTACACGCGGTGTCCATAGTAACGATGCGGGTATGAGTTGCATATAAAGTCCACCAACAATTAACAGAGCACCTTTGAGCCCGTAGCTGTCGCTGTGGATATAGAATAAGAATAAAATAAGATCACATTATTGTGGTTTAAACTGAATGGTATTctaatgttatgttgttttttttttacaaatatagttTTGCTGAGACATAAGCAATACTTTAGACAAGCAATTCCGTATGATTCCGAAAAagattcaaacatatttttattgataacacAAGCTTGTTGGTTTCGTTACATTACACTATCCATGTCTACTACTATGATAATAGCTTGGGTGATATTAAAGTCCTAATGATAGTGGAATATACTGCAGGTGATTTCGGATATTGACTGCTCTGCAAGCAACTGGTCTGTTGTGACTCTTACCAAAGTCTTCCAGGACTAAAGGATACACTATTCCTCCGAAGGCCGCCTTAGTCACTTTGTGCGAACATTTGCACGGGGtctaaatgtttacatttaaaataattattagatTGTTGGTTTTGCCGAGTGATGGTCACTCCAACGAATGACCTAAAAGTTATGTCctatatttcaatttaaatgttGGAAGAAAACTCCTGATGTCCCTACACGGACACTATTTTGAGTCGTGTACAAATGTAGTTCAGGACGACTACTGAGTATAGACGGAATCTTACCCAAGGTACTCTAAGACAAAAGGGTACAACATTCCGCCAAGACCTCCTCCGGCACTCTGTGCGGACATAAGTACGAGGCCTGTTTTACCTTTGAAATGTTGGCCAACCGCTACTGAGGACGCTATAAACAGGCAAGACGATCCCATTGCTAAAACAGagtttcaatacatttttaaaaaggttaGATGTATACAGAGAACACTGAGCAGCAGGACATCAACAAAAGGCATTGCtgggtcgctgacttcaaattacttgcccatTACTGATATTGGTTTGAGTCTCACTTGGGGGGTAGAATTCTTTATATTAGGaagccagctggcttacggaaggtcgtttgttatacccaggtgcccggccgtgatgaaataatgcacggaggggcacctggggtctccgTCCACCgtgaaaagctagaaagtcgccatatgacctataattgtgtcgatgtgacgttaaaccaaacaagaaCAAGAACAAGAACAAGAACAAAAGGTTTGTATATATCaaaagaattcattattcatGTCCAGTATTAAAATGATACACAGTATTATCCAACAAGGAATAGTTAAtggtaaaacagtaaaaaaaatctcatttagTGGTCTGAAAATCTATCGATACTGTTTCTTGAGAcgtttttcatttgtttcttctaAAGCGTACACATAATTCCTTAATATAGTTACTACAAGGTACAAAAGCAACTGCAGTATCTTATTGTGCTTTATCGATTatcttaaaatacaaatgtatttcaaattttaaatatgttataataaaattatCCTGACAAACCTAATATTACTCCCATACTCAGTACCAGAAACATTACAGACGTGGCAAAATACGACAGAACTAAACCAGCTGATGCCAAACATGATCCGAACAAACCAGCTTTCAGAGCCCCAAATCTCTGAACCACTGCTCCACTGACCATTCCTTCAAGGGAATTAATTAAAGTTTCTGTTAAAAATGTACTAGCATATCTAATTCGAAATGTCAGTTACTTATATCTGGTAAAGGGGTCATTTTCTGCAGCTGCCAACTTTTCGACAAACCGCAACGAATGTTTAATTATTACACGCGAATGAATGCCTTTTGAAGTGAAATGTTTGTACATGCCCTTGTCAAGTACACATATGTATACCGTATGCATtcacaatgaaatatttcttattttgataTCATGTTTTGCGGGCGGTTCAAAGCATTGTAGTTACATTTTTCTACTCGTATGTGTTTTGGTTCAGAAAGTAGATTCTTACCTATCCCAAATCTCACAGCCATAAGAACGGATTGGACTAAAGCAGCCTCAGATCTGCTGGTGGAGAAAGTGGTCATAATGTCGACAAACAAGGCACCAGAGGAAAATATAAATCCAACATCAATCATCATTGACATGTACGCAGTTGCGAACACAAACCACCTGTGGATATTGTTACCATGGTTGCTGTAACAATGGATATGACAATTAAACcataccctgctaattttctataatgaacttgtccatctttcaattcgggcagtatcattaactgttaaaagtgtggtgtgggtggggtgggggggggagcttaccaaaaaaaaaatactgattgaatagcgaacagtgcagaccatgatcagattgcacggatgtgcaggctgatcttggtctgcactggtcgcaaaggcagaattactcgccgccagcaggctaaaggtaaatatTGATCAACCGTGACAAAAAAGATATGACTTTTatcaaattacaaaattaaataattaaataattagtGATAACatgataatattatttttttttattttctcttattgTTTGCTTTGGcttgtgtttttattttgctCTACAGGCAGAACTCTTatctttcatgttttttttttttgctttttttaatccCTATAATTTGCTTTTACGATTGAGATCTTGATATAATTTGTACCTCATATGCTTGTAATTTTCATCATGTATATTGTAATTAGGGTTATGAATATGTAGTACACTGTACTCCAAAAATACCTACATACAGTTTCAACAAAAATCtccttattttatatttatattacgACCAGCAAACATGTAGTTGTTATTATTCATATTAAATCGTGCCAAATGATATATAGGTTATCGACCGATCCGTGACAGCTAGTTGCGTTCATCattaacataaatgtattttggCATTATTCAGAAAGATGTAAATGACAGTCCTTAATACTTAATTTCTATTATTTGCTTTGCAATTTATCACGAGATAAGAAACTGGAAAGGTATGTTAAATGAAGACTTGAACCTATATTTTTACATctcattaaaacatgtttttgtaatgaaataaatgaaagaagCAATTACGCTGCAAAAAAATTCATACCTTCGTTGTGAACCCGAGATGCGCTCCACTTCACGTTCCATGTTAAAAAATGTCCCAAAAATATCATAACATACTTATTCAATGTTCAAATACACCTGTATATGTTCCCTTTACGAGACACCACGTTTATATCTTACGATatatagttttctgtatatttttacgTTGCAACAGTACGGTACATAGTACTTCATATAAGAGGAGTGTTAAAAATCGCTCCACGACAACTCAGTAATTACCTTTGACTTTATActaaatctatttcaaaaacgGCATTGCGAAAGTAATGTGAACTAAGAG
This Mercenaria mercenaria strain notata chromosome 17, MADL_Memer_1, whole genome shotgun sequence DNA region includes the following protein-coding sequences:
- the LOC123536389 gene encoding monocarboxylate transporter 12-like isoform X2 encodes the protein MDREAERISGSQRSNHGNNIHRWFVFATAYMSMMIDVGFIFSSGALFVDIMTTFSTSRSEAALVQSVLMAVRFGIGMVSGAVVQRFGALKAGLFGSCLASAGLVLSYFATSVMFLVLSMGVILAMGSSCLFIASSVAVGQHFKGKTGLVLMSAQSAGGGLGGMLYPFVLEYLGDSYGLKGALLIVGGLYMQLIPASLLWTPRVKRSKEGNINISMSGEDRTKVKPAKHTEKVDKECREDTRFLESDDKYQQTSTEDTADENNDSVLIERQLTTIDDKQGRRKTEDKRNPEVKANNRGKDTVWESLKQLAFNPSFVLFAVGMGVAYPALGILFIFIVDLFLDAGLTEEEASLGLLLVHMFSIFGRLLPGIVMQSRRIASLSVPIFAALLTSSAMVGLAFVKSLEVNLFLCCLIGLPYGVFVSVFSVTTLKLVGIKQLSNAIGVLFTLNGLGSGLAGPISGLLRDLLGSYTTPFLIAAGVILVGAMLFCVSLQIRRKHKHYATERTALLQSGKQTQQTSNT
- the LOC123536389 gene encoding monocarboxylate transporter 12-like isoform X1, with product MEREVERISGSQRSNHGNNIHRWFVFATAYMSMMIDVGFIFSSGALFVDIMTTFSTSRSEAALVQSVLMAVRFGIGMVSGAVVQRFGALKAGLFGSCLASAGLVLSYFATSVMFLVLSMGVILAMGSSCLFIASSVAVGQHFKGKTGLVLMSAQSAGGGLGGMLYPFVLEYLGDSYGLKGALLIVGGLYMQLIPASLLWTPRVKRSKEGNINISMSGEDRTKVKPAKHTEKVDKECREDTRFLESDDKYQQTSTEDTADENNDSVLIERQLTTIDDKQGRRKTEDKRNPEVKANNRGKDTVWESLKQLAFNPSFVLFAVGMGVAYPALGILFIFIVDLFLDAGLTEEEASLGLLLVHMFSIFGRLLPGIVMQSRRIASLSVPIFAALLTSSAMVGLAFVKSLEVNLFLCCLIGLPYGVFVSVFSVTTLKLVGIKQLSNAIGVLFTLNGLGSGLAGPISGLLRDLLGSYTTPFLIAAGVILVGAMLFCVSLQIRRKHKHYATERTALLQSGKQTQQTSNT